Genomic DNA from Paenibacillus donghaensis:
TCGGCAATACCTGCATCCGCGTAAGCTTTTTTGCTGTAAATAATACCTTGGGGCGAGTTGACCTGGAGCGGAGCGTTCCATACCTTCCCGTCCACCTGCGGCGGAGATTCGAACAGGTCCAGAAGATCTGCCGGAAGCTCGACAATCTTGCCTGCATCGGCGAATACCTCGGTATCGCGCATCTCCACCAGATCCGGGAATTCACCCACCGCATCCTTGGTTTTCAGCCAGTCGAGATAGGCGGCAGATGAGGTTTCACTGAGATCCTTGATCGTAACATTCGGATTTGCGTCGGTATATTTTTTCACAGTGTCGGCAATGGCTTTTTTGGTCGCCGGATCACCGGATGCATAGCCGATCGTGAAGCTTATCTCTTTCTTGGCGGCGGCGTCGGCATTTGCTGCCGGTGTTTCCGATGCAGGCTTAGTAGCCGTATTGCCTCCGCTGGCATTGTTATTGTTATTTCCGCCGCAAGCGGTTAGCACAGTTGTTGCGGTCAGCAGCATTATGGACAATTTCGTGATTGTATTCTTCGTCATATCTTTAGTAGCCTCCCCTTTTGTGTACAGCTTGGAAACCGTAAACCCGATGTGCGCATCATCGCTAGTAAGCGTTTCCTTGTGTTTCAAGAATAGCACCCCGCCTTCAGGGTTAGAATGAACTTTTTTAAGAGCGGTGTGTGGTAAATTTAAGAGGAATTTTAACAGGAATGAAAATAAAAAAAACGGAGGTCAGGGGACCTCCGTTGCTGTACTGTGCGATATAGAGCCCATGGTTCACCCAAGGCGGAGTCTGAAGTGCTCCCGAGGGATTCCATGAACCTGCTGCTTGGTTACTGCAGATTGTCCTCTACCTGCCTGTCGTATTCAGTATCGGCCCGTTTCATATATTCCAATACATTGCCGTCCTTCACAACCATTTCCTGCAGCAGCTTGTAATACCAGTTGCGGAACTGCTGCGGTATCCGATTATCCCCCACCAATTGTTGATCATCAGTGATTTGGCAACATCAGGATCAGCCATCAGGTCCAGCACCACCTGCATTTGCTCCCCGCCCTCAGAAGTGAACTTCTGCTTGGTTGAAGGAATGCCATGGATACTGGACAGGAATGCGGCATAGGGCTCCGGCGAGAAAAAGAAGGTAATGAAATCTTTAATCGCCTGTGTCTTGACGGTATCCCGGGCGGCCTCGGCAGACAAGGACCAGCCGGCTGGGGACGGGAGGCCCACCACATTCACCTTCCCTTCGCGATCCGGAATCGCATAGAATCCGAATGCAAAGCCGGGATCGGCTTCTGAGATCTGAGAGAACATCCAGGAACCGGAGAACAGCTGCGCTCCCTTGCCGGTTACAAGGAACGATGCTGTCTGGTTGTCACCTGTGCTTAACCAGCCGGGATCAACATAATTATCGAACAGGTATTTGAAATCCGTCATCGCCTGAACCGCAGGCTCATCGCTGAAGCTGACTTCCTGCGCAGTGCGCTTGGCATTCCAGTCCGGATCTGCAGCATACAGTTCATCAATCAGAAATTTGTTAACCCAGAACCCCATATGAAATATATCCTTGCCGCCCACAATAAGCGGAGTAATTCCGCTGGCCTTCAGCTTCTTCTGGATCTCTAGAAACTCGTCATAGGTTCTGGGCAGCGCCATGATTCCGGCATCCGCATATGCTTTTTTGCTGTATATAATTCCCTGAGGCGCATTCCAGAACAACGGCGCGTTCCATACCTTCCCGTCCACCTGCGGCGGCTGATCGAACATCTCCACCAAATCCTCCGGGAGCGGGGCGATTTTGTCCGCATCCGCAAAAGCCTCCGTATCACGCATCTCCATCAGATCGGGGAACTCCCCTACCGCATCCTTAATCTTCAGCCAATCCAGATACGCTGCAGAACTATTCTCGCTGATATCCTGGATGTGCACATTCGGATGGGCTTCCATGTAGGCCTGGATCGTGACCCCAATAGCCTGCTTGGTAGCCGGATCACCCGCCGCGTAGGCTATGGTGAAGCTCACTTCCTGCGCTCCGGCCGCGGTGTCCGAACTCTCAGCCTGAGAGCCCGCACGATTCTCTGTACCGCCCGAATCATTTTTGCCTCCGCAGCTTGACAGGGTGACAGCGGCTGCAAGCAGCAGTACCGGCAGCTTCGCCCTTGCTAAATTGGGCATTCCAATTCACCTCCTTATTCGTTGATAACCGGAAAGGTCAGCGTGATAGAGGTTCCGATATACTCTCTGCTGCTGACGGACAGGCCGAATTCCTCCCCGAAGCTGGAGCGGATCCGCTCGTGCACATTTTTCAGCCCCACATTCTTGCTGGGCGCTTCGGCATTGTCCAGGATACTGTTGATACGGGCGAGATTGTCCCTATTCATCCCGATGCCATCATCATAGATGGTGACCGCCAGCACCTGATCTCTTCGTTCGATTGTAATGCCTACCGTACCTTTCCCTTGTTGGCGAAGACCATGCTGGACGGCATTCTCTACAATCGGCTGCAGCGACAGCTTCAGAATCGGCCATTCCATATTAATATTCGGGGCAATATCCAGCTTCAGCTCGAACCGGTTCTCATAGCGGACGGAAATAATATAGAAATAATTCTGCAGATGCGCAAGCTCGCTGGCAATGCTTACTCGTTCTTCGCCGTAATCGATGACATACTTCAGCTCATTGGACAAGGCGAGAATCATATCCGCTACTTCCCCCGCTTCCTTGTCCACGGCGTTCATCCGGATCACTTCAAGCGTATTATACAAATAGTGGGGGCGGATCTGGCTCTTCAGCGCGCTCAGTTCGGTTTGCTTCTGCTTGATCTGGGCCACATAAGCTTCATCAATATAGATCCGAAGACGCTCTACCATCCGGTTGAACCCGTGGGCCAGCCTGCCCATCTCATCGTTGCTGTTCACCGTAAGCTGGATATCCAGCTTCCCTGACTCCACAACGGCCATCTGCTTAATCAGCTCCCGGATCGGAGCGGCAAGACGCCGTGAGAACCATGCCCCCATCACAATCATCACCAAAGCACAGATCATGATCGCAAGATATACCGTAGCCCGCGCAGACAGCAGCTGTTCAAACAAGCTACCGCGATGAACCTTCGCAATGACCTGCCCGTTCAGAAAAGGGACTTTCTCGCTGAGCACAATCATTTCATCATTCTCCCGGAGCTTCGGTGTGAGGAGGCCGGCGGAGGCCGGTTGATTGCTGAAGTAAGTCCTGCCCTCCCCGTCCAGCAGATACAGCTCATCCTTTTCACCCAGGCTCAGTTCCCGGAAAAACTGCTGAAACAAGGAAGTATCAATATCCAGAAAAAGGGTCCCTACCACCTTGGGCTCCTTGGTCACCCGCCCGGAGGTATCAATCAGGCTTCTGCCAATCGTAAACACCTGGCGTCCAGATCCATAGAAATAACTGTCCATGTGCGCAGGAAAGATAGCTACTTTTGATGGGTCCTCTGCCATCTTGGCCAGCCACTCCTCATCCGGGACCGTTTCACTGTTCAGCGACCGGTTGCCCCGCTCCTGATAATATATTTTGCCGTCCGAGCTGCGGATAAACTGCACACCCGAGATATACGGATCGCTGAACAATACAGTTTTCAGGAAGGAATCAATCGGAATACTGTTGATCTGCTCCAGCACATTCACATTCTGCGTCTGATTCTGCGAATAGCTCTCAATGAAACCCTCATAACGCCCCGTATACATCAACTTGGACACTTCATTGTACTGATTGAACGCTGAATTCAGATTATAGCTCATATAGAGCACCATCTGCTGCAAATTGCTGGTCGTATAACGCTCCACATAACCGGAGAAAGTCTTCACGGAAAAAAAACTGAGCGCCAGGAGCGGAATCAGTCCGACCAGCAGAAAGGATACGGAAAATTTCACAAAAATACTCTTCGTTCTCCGCCCCCGGATCCGCATGTGCCATCTCCTTTACTTTCTCTTTATAACATCCTCTGGCTGTTTAATTCTTAAAGGACTGTTTGTATTCCTGCGGCAGCTTGCCGAACTGCTTCTTGAACATATCGCTGAAATGCCGTGCGTTGTTGTAACCTACCCGGTCGGCAATTTCGTAGATCATCAGATCATTCTGCAGCAGCAGCTTGAGCGCATGATCCATTCTTACCTCTGTAACGTAATTCTTGAAATTCTGCCCGGTATGCTTCTTGAAGAAGCTGCTGAAATAATAGGGATTCATGTAAACCAGCGCGGCCATCGATTCCAGCGTGATATTCTCGGCAAAATGCGCCTCCACATAGCTTCTCACCTGCAGCAGCTGCGGCACTTCTTTGCCTGAGATTCTGCAGGTTAGTTGATTAAACATGTTATATAGCACGGCTTCAAACACCTGCTGCAGCGCAGCGAAAGTCGGAGCATCCGTAAGCTTCTCCAGCAGCGGCTTGTCCGGTGGATTCAGCAGTCCGGCATCCGAGCCGAAATCGGCCAAATCCTGCTCCAGCTGGATGATGGCATTGTACACATGGGAGACCGCCTGATTCCGGCTGCCTCCCGACAGAAGACGCACCGTTTCCAGCAGCTCTCCGGTCAAATGCCCAAGCCGCTCCCTGTCCAGTAATTTAAGCGCTTCCGATAAACCTGCTTGAATGAATGCAAGTCTGGACAACGGCACAGGCACCATCTCTTCGGCTGCATAGGGAATAACCCGGTTTAAGCCGGCAAAATATCTGGATTTGAGCGCCTTCAAAGCGGAGCGGTAGGACTCAGCCGCCTCTTCCATTCCACTCATGGGCTGGCCGATGCCAATCGATACCTGCAGCTTCAGATAGCTGTTAATTTTCTGGTGCAGATCCTCCATCCATTGCAGGGGTTCATTGACATGCTCATGCTGGAGCAGAACCGCGAAGCGTTCTCCTTTGCGGAAAACATAGCCATTGCCGATTCCATCCACCGTTTCCTTGATGATGTTCGACAAGGCGAATTCCACCAGCTTGCGTTCACGTTCCTCCCAGCGAGAGGGCTGGTCGCTGTATTCATCCGTTTGTATTACACACACGCTGGCATATCGGGAAATGGCTGTATTGCCCATCAGGGCCAGCGCGGTGGCGGCGGCCTTGTTGCCGTCGGTCAACTGCTCCAGCTGTTCCTGGGCCGTCATGGACAGGCTCTTCCGCTCATAGGATTTGAGCATTTCCTTATTGCGTTCTTCTTCTGATTCCTGGCGGATCACCGCAACGGCGCGGGATACCACCTGCTCCAGCTGACCGGTGTTCACCGGCTTGACCAGATAATCCAGTGCCCCGTACTGCAGTGCCTGCCGGGCATATGCAAATTCCTGATAAGCGCTGATAAAGACAACCTTGATGGCTCGCCCGGAGTCATGAATATCACGGATAATATCTATACCGGAGAAACCCGGCATGCTGATGTCGCTGATGACAAGGTCGGGATTACAGCTGTCGATCATGGCCTTCAGTTCATAACCGTCGCACGCTTCCCCCACAATATCAAGTCCCAGGCTATCCCAGGAGATGAGCTTCTTGAGCCCGCGCAGGATGACCGGTTCATCATCCGCGAGCAGTACCCGGATGGTTCTGTTCATTACCTCACCTCCGAATGTATGTCACCACGATAGAAGAGATTCATCCAGCTTAACTGTAACATGGCAGCCCCATTGGGCGAGTGAAGTTTTTTAAGATAGGAGAGCAGTTTTTTAAGATTCTTGCTGACCGGCTTCCTTATGAAGGTGGGATCAGCAAGCACACTCATGGTACAATACAACCAGAAATAGATCCCTGAAAAGTTGGTGACCTGCTTGATTTATCTCATTAAATTCATTTACAGCTTTGTGCTTCCGCCTGGAATCTTTGTTGTGCTGCTGCTGGGGATGGTGGTCTGGCTGTGGAAACACAACCGCCGCCCGGCGCAAGTTCTGCTTGCTGTAACGCTGCTGCTCTATCTGTCGATGACTCCATTGGTCAGCGACACGCTGATCAGCAGTCTGGAACGGCAATATACACAGCCTGCTGCCGTAGAAGGTGACGTTATTGTTGTACTGGGCGGGGGAGCCACCTCCGGCACCCCCGATCTGGACGGAGAGGGCAATCTGGGCGGTTCTGCAGCCAATCGGCTGCTGACTGCCGCGCGGTTGTATCGGCAGACCGGCCTGCCGATTCTGTTCTCCGGCGGCCAGGTGTATGCCGACAGCGGCAATGAGGCCGATATTGCCCGGCGGCAGCTGATAGGCCTCGGCATCCCGGAGGAAGATGTTCTGGCCGAGAACCGTTCGCTCAATACGGCACAGAATGCCTCCAACACCGCTGGACTCATGGCAGAGCACGGCTTCGCCCGTCCCATACTAGTTACTTCCGGCTTCCATATGCCACGCAGCATGGCGCTGTTCAAGCGGGCCGGGCTGACGGCGCTGGCGTACCCGACCGACTATCAGGCCAGCCGCCCCATGTCGCTCTATGCCAACAAATTCACCCCGTTTGCCGGAGCGGTCTCGACTACCGGGGTAGCGCTTAAGGAATATTTGGGACTGCTGGCCGTCAAGCTGAAGCCCTAGAAACGCTACAATTGGATCAGATCGGTAAATTCAGCGGCCACCACACCGGCCAGCAGCTGCGGGGACAACTCCATTTGCAGGCCAATTCGGCCTGCACTGACCGCAATCTTCTCCAGCACCTCAGCACTGCTGTTTATGTAGGTCGGATACAGCTTCTTCATCCCTACCGGGGAGCAGCCTCCACGGATATAACCGGTCCATTTCTGCAGATCCTTGACCGGCAGCATTTCGATCTTTTTCTCACCGGCCGCCCGCGCGGCCTTTTTGAGGTCCAGCTCCTCGCCGACGGGAATGACGAAGACATACAGCCGGTTGCCGCTATGTGCAACCAGCGTTTTGAATACCGTCTCCGGCGGCAATCCGATTTTGTCCGCTACAGCCGTGCCATGAATCATTCCCTCCTCGTTGTCATAGCTGTGAACCGCATATGTTATACCTTGCGCATCCAGAATACGCAGTGCATTGGTTTTGGTCACCTGCATCTTCATTCTTCCTTTCTTGATCAGGCTTGCCTGCATGTTGAATTTAAAAAGAGGCCCATGCCATTAGCGGCTTGCTGGACCTCCCTCTTGTACCGCTCCAATTAATCTCTGGGATAATTGACTTGCATAATATCCATAAAAGGAACCTTGGTAATCTCTTCATTACGGGCTACATGCACTCTGCCGGTCCGCGAATCCATCTCGACAATCAGGCCACGCACCTCATCTTCTTTGCCCCACACGGTCAGCAGAATTTCCGAGCCTTCCTGCTTGGCCTCCACCAGCTGGTTGCCCAGCTCCTCAAGGACAAATTCATCTCTTGTCGGCCGTTTGGCCACCTTTGCTTTTGCCACGCTATTCCTCCAATAAGTCATTGCAAATTCATAAATGTTACGTATGAATGCTCTTATTTATTATAGCATGACCTGTCCTGCCCTGGCATCCATCAGGAAACATCTGTGTAGCATTGGCGCTAAAATTGTAAAAAAGTCCCCCGCCCAGGCAAGGCGAGGAACCCTCAGATGACTCCAATTATACCGTATAATGTTCAAGCGTGATTGGCGTCCCGTCCAGCAACGCCTGCGGCTCATCCCCAGCCGAAGCAATCAGCTGCAGCGAGGCCCCATCGATGCTGTTATACGCCACTTGAAGTGTACCCACCGTCTCAAAGCGCGGCGCCTTGGCGCTCATCATCTCTGCGAATGACTCCAGCCCGGAAATTCCCTGTAGCATAGCTTCCTTCACGCCGAGCGCTTCCACCACGACCCCGCCGGGCATGCCTGCTGCGGTTACTTCCGTATACCCTTCCCGGGCCTTCAGCCCATAGTCATGGGATAAGAAGATGGCAAAATACGCCTGGCCGGCAAGGCCATAAATCGCTCTATCCTGCTGCAGCCACGTTCCGGAAGGCAATACACCGATAATCGTATCTTCATCCCCCTGCGGCACCGGATACAACGCCAGCACAGCACTACGGTGGAAGAGCACCTCCGAGTAAGGACTCTGGTGACGCAGATCGCCAGGCCGCCAGCCTTCACCGGGATGGAAGAAAAACAGCTGGTTCGCGCCCTCCTGGCCAGTCAGCGGCAGCGAATACGCCCAGCGCAGCTGTTCGTTGTCGAATTCCTCCACACGCTCCCACATCCCGCCTGCTGCAAATTCCTCAGTAATATAGGCATAGGTGTGCAGCAGCGGCAGGGCAGCAGCGGTGCCGGGAACGATCTTCTGAGTAACCTTGGTCACCTCTGTCGGCACTTTGCGGTCAAGCGCGAGGGCGCGGACCTGTGCTGGCGCTTCGTAGAACAGGAAGCCGGCATATTCCGTGCGCGGGATGGCTGGCGGCAGCGGGAAGTCGCCAAACTGTACATAATCGTGCAGCGGGTTGCCGTCCGCAGGCACATCATGCGGCCAGCCTCTGGAATGAGGACCAACCCAGGCCCCTTTCAGATAGACGTCGGCCCGTTCCTCCCATAAATGATCCAGCATGGCGGCGAGTTCGGATTTCACCTCGGTATCCGTCTCCAGCTCCCAGGCACAGGTGAACGCCTGCACCCAATGCCAGAACCACGGCAGGCTGCCATACTCCGGCATTCCGCTCTGTTTGATCTGCTTCAACGTCTCCTCCAGGCTCTGCTTACCGTCTTCCCGCAGCTCAGCATCCTCGAACATCTGCCCGAAGATCAACTTCGCTGCCGTATATTTAGCTTCATGATGCCCGAAGGTGGTCAGAGGCTTGCGGAAGAAATCGCTGCGGTAGATATGCCCCATTGCCGTATTCATCGCCACCCGCAGCCCTGCGTTAAATAAGGAATTATAACGCTTGCAGAAATAGGCAAGCAGGCTCCCCATGATCTCTACCGGCAGCTCATGCGGCTCCGCTTCCCGCGGCAGCGGGTTCAGTCCCAGGGGCCAATGCCCGTACAGTTTGGTTCCCGGCTGGCGGTTCTGCAGCAGCAGCGTTTCCTTAAGCACCGCCTCCGCTTTCTCTTTGGCGGCTGCCCTGTCAAACGGCAGAGCCAGTTCTTCGTCCACCGCTGCAGCAAACAGGTAAGAGGCATAATAGAAGTTGTTACGCACGTCATCATGGAACCACAGGCCGCTGTCAAGCAGCGGTCTCCGCTCAGCTTCCAGAGCCACTTTTTGCATAATCTCCAGCTGTCTTTCCTTATAAAAATCTCGTTCGTCCGTTAAATCTTCCATCACGTTTGTTCCCTCCATACCTCTTCATATAATTAATAATTAGAAAGCTTGCAGCACACTGCCGCAGGATGCTCCGGCGTTGCTTTTTAG
This window encodes:
- the ybaK gene encoding Cys-tRNA(Pro) deacylase is translated as MQVTKTNALRILDAQGITYAVHSYDNEEGMIHGTAVADKIGLPPETVFKTLVAHSGNRLYVFVIPVGEELDLKKAARAAGEKKIEMLPVKDLQKWTGYIRGGCSPVGMKKLYPTYINSSAEVLEKIAVSAGRIGLQMELSPQLLAGVVAAEFTDLIQL
- a CDS encoding YdcF family protein; the encoded protein is MIYLIKFIYSFVLPPGIFVVLLLGMVVWLWKHNRRPAQVLLAVTLLLYLSMTPLVSDTLISSLERQYTQPAAVEGDVIVVLGGGATSGTPDLDGEGNLGGSAANRLLTAARLYRQTGLPILFSGGQVYADSGNEADIARRQLIGLGIPEEDVLAENRSLNTAQNASNTAGLMAEHGFARPILVTSGFHMPRSMALFKRAGLTALAYPTDYQASRPMSLYANKFTPFAGAVSTTGVALKEYLGLLAVKLKP
- a CDS encoding ABC transporter substrate-binding protein, with the protein product MPNLARAKLPVLLLAAAVTLSSCGGKNDSGGTENRAGSQAESSDTAAGAQEVSFTIAYAAGDPATKQAIGVTIQAYMEAHPNVHIQDISENSSAAYLDWLKIKDAVGEFPDLMEMRDTEAFADADKIAPLPEDLVEMFDQPPQVDGKVWNAPLFWNAPQGIIYSKKAYADAGIMALPRTYDEFLEIQKKLKASGITPLIVGGKDIFHMGFWVNKFLIDELYAADPDWNAKRTAQEVSFSDEPAVQAMTDFKYLFDNYVDPGWLSTGDNQTASFLVTGKGAQLFSGSWMFSQISEADPGFAFGFYAIPDREGKVNVVGLPSPAGWSLSAEAARDTVKTQAIKDFITFFFSPEPYAAFLSSIHGIPSTKQKFTSEGGEQMQVVLDLMADPDVAKSLMINNWWGIIGYRSSSATGITSCCRKWL
- a CDS encoding cache domain-containing sensor histidine kinase; this encodes MRIRGRRTKSIFVKFSVSFLLVGLIPLLALSFFSVKTFSGYVERYTTSNLQQMVLYMSYNLNSAFNQYNEVSKLMYTGRYEGFIESYSQNQTQNVNVLEQINSIPIDSFLKTVLFSDPYISGVQFIRSSDGKIYYQERGNRSLNSETVPDEEWLAKMAEDPSKVAIFPAHMDSYFYGSGRQVFTIGRSLIDTSGRVTKEPKVVGTLFLDIDTSLFQQFFRELSLGEKDELYLLDGEGRTYFSNQPASAGLLTPKLRENDEMIVLSEKVPFLNGQVIAKVHRGSLFEQLLSARATVYLAIMICALVMIVMGAWFSRRLAAPIRELIKQMAVVESGKLDIQLTVNSNDEMGRLAHGFNRMVERLRIYIDEAYVAQIKQKQTELSALKSQIRPHYLYNTLEVIRMNAVDKEAGEVADMILALSNELKYVIDYGEERVSIASELAHLQNYFYIISVRYENRFELKLDIAPNINMEWPILKLSLQPIVENAVQHGLRQQGKGTVGITIERRDQVLAVTIYDDGIGMNRDNLARINSILDNAEAPSKNVGLKNVHERIRSSFGEEFGLSVSSREYIGTSITLTFPVINE
- a CDS encoding YolD-like family protein, coding for MAKAKVAKRPTRDEFVLEELGNQLVEAKQEGSEILLTVWGKEDEVRGLIVEMDSRTGRVHVARNEEITKVPFMDIMQVNYPRD
- a CDS encoding response regulator, giving the protein MNRTIRVLLADDEPVILRGLKKLISWDSLGLDIVGEACDGYELKAMIDSCNPDLVISDISMPGFSGIDIIRDIHDSGRAIKVVFISAYQEFAYARQALQYGALDYLVKPVNTGQLEQVVSRAVAVIRQESEEERNKEMLKSYERKSLSMTAQEQLEQLTDGNKAAATALALMGNTAISRYASVCVIQTDEYSDQPSRWEERERKLVEFALSNIIKETVDGIGNGYVFRKGERFAVLLQHEHVNEPLQWMEDLHQKINSYLKLQVSIGIGQPMSGMEEAAESYRSALKALKSRYFAGLNRVIPYAAEEMVPVPLSRLAFIQAGLSEALKLLDRERLGHLTGELLETVRLLSGGSRNQAVSHVYNAIIQLEQDLADFGSDAGLLNPPDKPLLEKLTDAPTFAALQQVFEAVLYNMFNQLTCRISGKEVPQLLQVRSYVEAHFAENITLESMAALVYMNPYYFSSFFKKHTGQNFKNYVTEVRMDHALKLLLQNDLMIYEIADRVGYNNARHFSDMFKKQFGKLPQEYKQSFKN